The following coding sequences lie in one Arabidopsis thaliana chromosome 3, partial sequence genomic window:
- the SYP71 gene encoding syntaxin of plants 71 (syntaxin of plants 71 (SYP71); FUNCTIONS IN: protein transporter activity; INVOLVED IN: intracellular protein transport, protein targeting to membrane; LOCATED IN: integral to membrane, endoplasmic reticulum, plasma membrane; EXPRESSED IN: 24 plant structures; EXPRESSED DURING: 13 growth stages; CONTAINS InterPro DOMAIN/s: Target SNARE coiled-coil domain (InterPro:IPR000727), Syntaxin/epimorphin, conserved site (InterPro:IPR006012); BEST Arabidopsis thaliana protein match is: syntaxin of plants 72 (TAIR:AT3G45280.1); Has 541 Blast hits to 539 proteins in 136 species: Archae - 0; Bacteria - 0; Metazoa - 132; Fungi - 116; Plants - 188; Viruses - 0; Other Eukaryotes - 105 (source: NCBI BLink).), producing the protein MTVIDILTRVDSICKKYDKYDVDKQREANISGDDAFARLYGAFETQIETALEKAELVTKEKNRAAAVAMNAEIRRTKARLSEEVPKLQRLAVKRVKGLTTEELAARNDLVLALPARIEAIPDGTAGGPKSTSAWTPSSTTSRPDIKFDSDGRFDDDYFQESNESSQFRQEYEMRKIKQEQGLDMISEGLDALKNMASDMNEELDRQVPLMDEIDTKVDRATSDLKNTNVRLKDTVNQLRSSRNFCIDIVLLCIVLGIAAYLYNVLK; encoded by the exons atgactgTGATCGATATTCTGACTAGAGTTGACTCGATCTGTAAGAAGTACGACAAGTACGATGTCGACAAACAGCGGGAGGCCAATATCTCCGGCGATGATGCCTTTGCTCGTCTCTATGGAGCTTTCGAAACCCAAATCGAGACCGCTCTCGAG AAAGCTGAACTTGTTACGAAGGAGAAAAACAGGGCTGCTGCTGTTGCAATGAATGCTGAGATCCGCCGGACCAAGGCACGATTGTCAGAGGAAGTTCCCAAGTTGCAAAGACTTGCTGTCAAGCGG GTTAAGGGCCTTACAACCGAAGAGCTTGCTGCGAGAAATGATTTGGTGCTCGCTCTTCCAGCCAGGATTGAAGCCATACCTGATGGGACAGCAGGTGGCCCTAAAAGCACTAGTGCTTGGACTCCCTCCTCAACAACATCTCGTCCtgatatcaaatttgattCAG ATGGGCGTTTTGACGATGATTACTTTCAAGAATCAAATGAATCTAGCCAATTCAGGCAGGAGTATGAGATGCGGAAAATAAAACAG GAACAAGGTCTTGACATGATCTCCGAAGGGTTAGATGCTTTGAAGAACATGGCTTCTGATATGAACGAG GAACTGGATAGACAAGTTCCACTGATGGATGAAATCGACACAAAG GTGGACAGAGCAACCTCCGATCTTAAGAACACCAATGTTAGACTTAAAGATACCGTGAACCAg CTGAGATCTAGCCGGAACTTCTGTATCgatattgttttgttgtgtatTGTTCTGGGTATCGCTGCATACTTATACAA TGTACTGAAGTAA
- a CDS encoding Galactose oxidase/kelch repeat superfamily protein (Galactose oxidase/kelch repeat superfamily protein; CONTAINS InterPro DOMAIN/s: Galactose oxidase/kelch, beta-propeller (InterPro:IPR011043); BEST Arabidopsis thaliana protein match is: Galactose oxidase/kelch repeat superfamily protein (TAIR:AT5G51250.1); Has 3 Blast hits to 3 proteins in 1 species: Archae - 0; Bacteria - 0; Metazoa - 0; Fungi - 0; Plants - 3; Viruses - 0; Other Eukaryotes - 0 (source: NCBI BLink).) — MSLSLVSKSFRSLLASPELYKVRSQLGRTESCLYVCFDMENGLNWFTLCRKLDKTITGKESGYALARVPIPHSPNVRFSSLVRLALISTTMGFPVELYDASAGVLYGKIDVAGNSPDRNSMTKSVEVFKLDIKTQVWDPEPIHCRETKYHYMEARRDRKLW, encoded by the exons ATGAGTCTCTCACTCGTCTCCAAGAGCTTTCGATCTCTCCTAGCTTCACCAGAGCTTTACAAGGTAAGGTCACAGTTGGGCCGCACAGAGAGTTGTCTCTATGTTTGCTTCGATATGGAAAATGGTCTAAACTGGTTCACCCTCTGCCGGAAACTTGATAAAACCATAACCGGTAAGGAGAGTGGTTATGCTTTGGCTAGAGTCCCAATCCCGCATTCTCCTAATGTACGATTTTCGAGTCTCGTGCGGTTGGCTCTGATATCTACAACAATGGG CTTTCCGGTGGAGCTCTATGATGCTTCTGCTGGCGTCCTTTATGGAAAGATTGATGTAGCAGGAAATTCCCCAGATAGGAACTCCATGACGAAATCTGTCGAGGTGTTCAAGTTGGACATAAAAACACAAGTTTGGGATCCTGAGCCTATCCATTGCAGAGAGacaaaatatcattatatgGAAGCTAGGAGAGATCGAAAGCTCTGGTGA
- a CDS encoding RING/U-box superfamily protein (RING/U-box superfamily protein; FUNCTIONS IN: zinc ion binding; EXPRESSED IN: 23 plant structures; EXPRESSED DURING: 15 growth stages; CONTAINS InterPro DOMAIN/s: Zinc finger, C3HC4 RING-type (InterPro:IPR018957), Zinc finger, RING-CH-type (InterPro:IPR011016); BEST Arabidopsis thaliana protein match is: RING/U-box superfamily protein (TAIR:AT5G03180.2); Has 1083 Blast hits to 1078 proteins in 125 species: Archae - 0; Bacteria - 2; Metazoa - 334; Fungi - 71; Plants - 602; Viruses - 25; Other Eukaryotes - 49 (source: NCBI BLink).) yields the protein MMDDKARKEEEHHVSHQHNHSPLQRDGNSAEIAQGQELSSPGRDLWRRGLVLDLPSTTPEDTTRDDLFRRNASLTSSPVAKRVNFSPMSSPRVGQRGASLSPSSSTSSSSRNKPNSLKNLIPKLSFKNRNSNNDNVDIEKAADLGFVSSPSSGNGRDRSTWTLTNILTPRLKKTESLPVTPIAHSNPESTHGRFAVDLVTSTKKGPPLPIHRSRSVPAFNKDGSQRQLGVFRVIPTPNMSPTRNTIKLNDANVDGAEDVPEEEAVCRICLVELGEDSEAFKMECLCRGELALAHKECTIKWFTIKGNRTCDVCKQEVQNLPVTLLRMQNSRGSIGAPDAEAAHYSLWQDVPILVIVSMLAYFCFLEQLLLTKMQSGAIAVSLPFSCVLGLFASMTATTMVPKRYVWIYATTQFGLVVFFSHIFFTLVRMQPVVAILLATIVGFGLTMSGTTGIVEFSKWRRSNRTAELPSSSQVDQPLVETTDQNISGSRN from the exons ATGATGGATGATAAAGCTcgcaaagaagaagaacatcatGTGTCTCACCAACATAATCATTCTCCTCTGCAAAGG GATGGAAATTCTGCTGAGATTGCACAAGGACAAGAGCTATCATCACCGGGCCGAGACCTATGGAGGCGAGGTCTTGTGTTAGATTTACCATCAACAACACCTGAAGATACTACAAGAGATGATCTTTTTAGACGAAATGCATCTTTAACTTCAAGTCCTGTTGCCAAAAGAGTCAACTTTTCTCCAATGTCCAGCCCTAGAGTCGGACAACGTGGTGCATCCTTGagtccttcttcttctacttcttcttcttcaagaaacaaacctAATAGCCTGAAGAATCTAATCCCCAAGTTAAGCTTTAAGAACCGGAACAGCAATAACGATAATGTGGATATCGAGAAAGCCGCGGATTTGGGCTTTGTGTCCTCCCCTTCTTCAGGAAATGGCAGGGACAGGTCTACATGGACTCTCACTAATATTTTAACTCcaagattgaagaaaactgAGTCTCTTCCTGTAACCCCTATAGCTCACTCAAATCCTGAGTCCACTCACGGGAGATTTGCCGTTGATCTAGTTACTTCCACG AAAAAAGGGCCTCCACTGCCTATCCACCGTTCACGCTCTGTCCCAGCATTCAACAAAGATGGAAGTCAAAGGCAATTAGGTGTTTTCCGGGTGATTCCAACTCCAAACATGTCTCCAACCAGAAATACTATTAAACTTAACG ACGCGAATGTTGATGGAGCTGAAGATGttcctgaagaagaagctgtgtGTAGAATCTGCCTTGTAGAATTGGGAGAAGATTCAGAAGCCTTCAAGATGGAATGTTTGTGTAGAGGGGAACTAGCTCTTGCCCACAAAGAATGTACAATCAAATGGTTCACCATTAAAGGAAACAGAACATGTGATGTGTGCAAGCAAGAGGTTCAGAATCTCCCTGTGACCCTTCTTCGCATGCAGAATTCTCGGGGTAGTATTGGAGCTCCAGACGCCGAGGCTGCACACTACAG TTTATGGCAGGATGTTCCAATTCTTGTGATTGTAAGCATGCTTGCATACTTCTGTTTTCTCGAGCAGCTTCTG CTTACAAAAATGCAATCTGGCGCCATTGCAGTTTCTTTACCATTCTCGTGCGTTCTTGGTCTTTTTGCTTCGATGACGGCAACAACAATGG TGCCGAAGAGATATGTCTGGATTTACGCTACAACTCAGTTCGgtcttgttgtttttttctctcacaTTTTCTTCACATTG GTTCGCATGCAGCCGGTTGTGGCCATTCTCTTAGCCACTATCGTTGGGTTTGGACTCACCATGAGCGGTACAACAGGTATAGTCGAGTTTTCGAAATGGAGGAGAAGCAATAGGACAGCTGAACTTCCAAGCAGTAGTCAAGTGGATCAACCACTGGTTGAGACAACAGATCAGAACATTTCTGGATCAAGAAACTGA
- a CDS encoding POLAR LOCALIZATION DURING ASYMMETRIC DIVISION AND protein — protein MWQVILGAAIAGSTGFVAKRLFNPFSRDSPTPENYAEEQEPVTPPVSIGFLDSPCDKTNGVFRFSSSGSTVNSGSGSGSSPGFRKSSGVKCRVRVRGLMKKKKKKNSGGCEIEKRSGNVGAFEMKSEVCSKKTKTLGAASASKRGSCYSNQDHSSFSSALGVCMMYMMSAEKGEISKLHAATEETTKVIQELKDELSRIKSLQGFKFRGCAASSEKSGQIDLNRSEMVSRVSLDIKSGNDGEYASSVLTEEPEQEAVEMEQLEMELESELQKLNLAETSDVMEECKDLVNGAESYQCGGISASELDKKLSHLLIEQQEGQINELEAELQTTQSKLQEKEAELQALKVCVRRLTEFPLLDRSDDEHEEDLNQDLSVSWSQHNKTDHEARKQIIGMKRPMESSCIHV, from the exons ATGTGGCAAGTTATTCTAGGAGCAGCCATTGCTGGATCCACTGGTTTTGTAGCCAAACGCTTATTCAACCCTTTCTCTCGAGATTCTCCTACTCCCGAGAATTACGCTGAAGAGCAGGAACCAGTCACTCCTCCTGTGAGCATTGGATTTCTCGATTCTCCTTGCGACAAAACCAATGGCGTTTTCCGATTTTCTAGTTCCGGGTCTACCGTTAACTCAGGATCAGGATCCGGGTCTTCTCCTGGGTTTAGGAAGAGTTCAGGGGTGAAATGTAGAGTTAGGGTTCGtggattgatgaagaagaagaagaaaaagaatagtGGGGGATGTGAGATCGAGAAGCGATCTGGAAATGTTGGTGCTTTTGAAATGAAGAGTGAGGTTTGCTCGAAAAAGACGAAAACTTTGGGTGCTGCTTCTGCTTCAAAACGTGGGTCATGTTATAGTAATCAAG ATCATTCCTCTTTCAGCTCAGCACTGGGTGTCTGCATGATGTATATGATGTCAGCAGAGAAAGGTGAAATCAGTAAGCTGCATGCAGCAACAGAAGAAACTACCAAAGTCATCCAAGAGCTAAAAGATGAACTCTCTAGGATTAAATCTTTACAGGGTTTCAAGTTTCGTGGCTGTGCAGCAAGTTCTGAGAAATCTGGCCAGATAGATCTCAATAGATCAGAGATGGTGAGTAGAGTATCTCTCGATATCAAGTCAGGCAATGATGGAGAATATGCTAGCAGCGTCCTAACTGAGGAGCCAGAACAAGAGGCAGTAGAAATGGAACAATTAGAGATGGAACTTGAATCTGAGCTGCAGAAATTGAACTTGGCTGAG ACAAGTGATGTTATGGAGGAATGTAAGGATTTGGTTAATGGAGCTGAGTCATACCAATGTGGTGGAATATCGGCATCAGAGCTGGACAAGAAACTAAGCCACCTTCTCATCGAACAACAAGAAGGACAGATCAATGAGCTTGAAGCTGAACTACAAACTACTCAGTCCAAACTCCAAGAGAAGGAAGCTGAGCTTCAAGCACTTAAGGTCTGCGTTAGACGCCTAACAGAGTTTCCTCTCTTGGACCGTTCAG ATGATGAGCATGAAGAGGACCTGAATCAGGATCTCTCAGTCTCATGGAGCCAACATAACAAAACTGATCACGAGGCAAGAAAGCAGATCATTGGGATGAAAAGGCCTATGGAGTCATCATGTATCCATGTTTAA
- a CDS encoding POLAR LOCALIZATION DURING ASYMMETRIC DIVISION AND protein (unknown protein; FUNCTIONS IN: molecular_function unknown; INVOLVED IN: biological_process unknown; EXPRESSED IN: 18 plant structures; EXPRESSED DURING: 9 growth stages.): protein MWQVILGAAIAGSTGFVAKRLFNPFSRDSPTPENYAEEQEPVTPPVSIGFLDSPCDKTNGVFRFSSSGSTVNSGSGSGSSPGFRKSSGVKCRVRVRGLMKKKKKKNSGGCEIEKRSGNVGAFEMKSEVCSKKTKTLGAASASKHHSSFSSALGVCMMYMMSAEKGEISKLHAATEETTKVIQELKDELSRIKSLQGFKFRGCAASSEKSGQIDLNRSEMVSRVSLDIKSGNDGEYASSVLTEEPEQEAVEMEQLEMELESELQKLNLAETSDVMEECKDLVNGAESYQCGGISASELDKKLSHLLIEQQEGQINELEAELQTTQSKLQEKEAELQALKVCVRRLTEFPLLDRSDDEHEEDLNQDLSVSWSQHNKTDHEARKQIIGMKRPMEFVSSSHAKVVVCAN from the exons ATGTGGCAAGTTATTCTAGGAGCAGCCATTGCTGGATCCACTGGTTTTGTAGCCAAACGCTTATTCAACCCTTTCTCTCGAGATTCTCCTACTCCCGAGAATTACGCTGAAGAGCAGGAACCAGTCACTCCTCCTGTGAGCATTGGATTTCTCGATTCTCCTTGCGACAAAACCAATGGCGTTTTCCGATTTTCTAGTTCCGGGTCTACCGTTAACTCAGGATCAGGATCCGGGTCTTCTCCTGGGTTTAGGAAGAGTTCAGGGGTGAAATGTAGAGTTAGGGTTCGtggattgatgaagaagaagaagaaaaagaatagtGGGGGATGTGAGATCGAGAAGCGATCTGGAAATGTTGGTGCTTTTGAAATGAAGAGTGAGGTTTGCTCGAAAAAGACGAAAACTTTGGGTGCTGCTTCTGCTTCAAAAC ATCATTCCTCTTTCAGCTCAGCACTGGGTGTCTGCATGATGTATATGATGTCAGCAGAGAAAGGTGAAATCAGTAAGCTGCATGCAGCAACAGAAGAAACTACCAAAGTCATCCAAGAGCTAAAAGATGAACTCTCTAGGATTAAATCTTTACAGGGTTTCAAGTTTCGTGGCTGTGCAGCAAGTTCTGAGAAATCTGGCCAGATAGATCTCAATAGATCAGAGATGGTGAGTAGAGTATCTCTCGATATCAAGTCAGGCAATGATGGAGAATATGCTAGCAGCGTCCTAACTGAGGAGCCAGAACAAGAGGCAGTAGAAATGGAACAATTAGAGATGGAACTTGAATCTGAGCTGCAGAAATTGAACTTGGCTGAG ACAAGTGATGTTATGGAGGAATGTAAGGATTTGGTTAATGGAGCTGAGTCATACCAATGTGGTGGAATATCGGCATCAGAGCTGGACAAGAAACTAAGCCACCTTCTCATCGAACAACAAGAAGGACAGATCAATGAGCTTGAAGCTGAACTACAAACTACTCAGTCCAAACTCCAAGAGAAGGAAGCTGAGCTTCAAGCACTTAAGGTCTGCGTTAGACGCCTAACAGAGTTTCCTCTCTTGGACCGTTCAG ATGATGAGCATGAAGAGGACCTGAATCAGGATCTCTCAGTCTCATGGAGCCAACATAACAAAACTGATCACGAGGCAAGAAAGCAGATCATTGGGATGAAAAGGCCTATGGA GTTCGTATCATCAAGTCATGCCAAGGTGGTGGTCTGTGCAAACTAG
- a CDS encoding POLAR LOCALIZATION DURING ASYMMETRIC DIVISION AND protein (unknown protein; Has 1171 Blast hits to 1097 proteins in 212 species: Archae - 14; Bacteria - 83; Metazoa - 583; Fungi - 105; Plants - 149; Viruses - 14; Other Eukaryotes - 223 (source: NCBI BLink).) translates to MWQVILGAAIAGSTGFVAKRLFNPFSRDSPTPENYAEEQEPVTPPVSIGFLDSPCDKTNGVFRFSSSGSTVNSGSGSGSSPGFRKSSGVKCRVRVRGLMKKKKKKNSGGCEIEKRSGNVGAFEMKSEVCSKKTKTLGAASASKHHSSFSSALGVCMMYMMSAEKGEISKLHAATEETTKVIQELKDELSRIKSLQGFKFRGCAASSEKSGQIDLNRSEMVSRVSLDIKSGNDGEYASSVLTEEPEQEAVEMEQLEMELESELQKLNLAETSDVMEECKDLVNGAESYQCGGISASELDKKLSHLLIEQQEGQINELEAELQTTQSKLQEKEAELQALKVCVRRLTEFPLLDRSDDEHEEDLNQDLSVSWSQHNKTDHEARKQIIGMKRPMESSCIHV, encoded by the exons ATGTGGCAAGTTATTCTAGGAGCAGCCATTGCTGGATCCACTGGTTTTGTAGCCAAACGCTTATTCAACCCTTTCTCTCGAGATTCTCCTACTCCCGAGAATTACGCTGAAGAGCAGGAACCAGTCACTCCTCCTGTGAGCATTGGATTTCTCGATTCTCCTTGCGACAAAACCAATGGCGTTTTCCGATTTTCTAGTTCCGGGTCTACCGTTAACTCAGGATCAGGATCCGGGTCTTCTCCTGGGTTTAGGAAGAGTTCAGGGGTGAAATGTAGAGTTAGGGTTCGtggattgatgaagaagaagaagaaaaagaatagtGGGGGATGTGAGATCGAGAAGCGATCTGGAAATGTTGGTGCTTTTGAAATGAAGAGTGAGGTTTGCTCGAAAAAGACGAAAACTTTGGGTGCTGCTTCTGCTTCAAAAC ATCATTCCTCTTTCAGCTCAGCACTGGGTGTCTGCATGATGTATATGATGTCAGCAGAGAAAGGTGAAATCAGTAAGCTGCATGCAGCAACAGAAGAAACTACCAAAGTCATCCAAGAGCTAAAAGATGAACTCTCTAGGATTAAATCTTTACAGGGTTTCAAGTTTCGTGGCTGTGCAGCAAGTTCTGAGAAATCTGGCCAGATAGATCTCAATAGATCAGAGATGGTGAGTAGAGTATCTCTCGATATCAAGTCAGGCAATGATGGAGAATATGCTAGCAGCGTCCTAACTGAGGAGCCAGAACAAGAGGCAGTAGAAATGGAACAATTAGAGATGGAACTTGAATCTGAGCTGCAGAAATTGAACTTGGCTGAG ACAAGTGATGTTATGGAGGAATGTAAGGATTTGGTTAATGGAGCTGAGTCATACCAATGTGGTGGAATATCGGCATCAGAGCTGGACAAGAAACTAAGCCACCTTCTCATCGAACAACAAGAAGGACAGATCAATGAGCTTGAAGCTGAACTACAAACTACTCAGTCCAAACTCCAAGAGAAGGAAGCTGAGCTTCAAGCACTTAAGGTCTGCGTTAGACGCCTAACAGAGTTTCCTCTCTTGGACCGTTCAG ATGATGAGCATGAAGAGGACCTGAATCAGGATCTCTCAGTCTCATGGAGCCAACATAACAAAACTGATCACGAGGCAAGAAAGCAGATCATTGGGATGAAAAGGCCTATGGAGTCATCATGTATCCATGTTTAA
- a CDS encoding S1FA-like DNA-binding protein (S1FA-like DNA-binding protein; FUNCTIONS IN: DNA binding; INVOLVED IN: regulation of transcription; LOCATED IN: endomembrane system, nucleus; EXPRESSED IN: 22 plant structures; EXPRESSED DURING: 13 growth stages; CONTAINS InterPro DOMAIN/s: DNA binding protein S1FA (InterPro:IPR006779); BEST Arabidopsis thaliana protein match is: S1FA-like DNA-binding protein (TAIR:AT2G37120.1); Has 76 Blast hits to 76 proteins in 14 species: Archae - 0; Bacteria - 0; Metazoa - 0; Fungi - 0; Plants - 76; Viruses - 0; Other Eukaryotes - 0 (source: NCBI BLink).) yields the protein MAAEFDGKIESKGLNPGLIVLLVIGGLLLTFLVGNFILYTYAQKNLPPRKKKPVSKKKMKKEKMKQGVQVPGE from the exons ATGGCCGCAGAATTTGAT GGAAAAATCGAAAGCAAAGGGCTAAACCCGGGACTGATCGTCCTTCTTGTAATAGGAGGGTTGCTACTGACATTCCTTGTAGGAAACTTCATCCTTTACACATACGCACAGAAGAATTTACctccgaggaagaagaaacccgtttctaagaagaagatgaagaaagagaagatgaagcaagGCGTCCAAGTTCCTGGCGAGTAG